One part of the Phoenix dactylifera cultivar Barhee BC4 chromosome 4, palm_55x_up_171113_PBpolish2nd_filt_p, whole genome shotgun sequence genome encodes these proteins:
- the LOC103723481 gene encoding uncharacterized protein LOC103723481 isoform X2, protein MESGKGVGPASQRFTQGSSGSANTNARPPEFNVSSGVRPVLNYSIQTGEEFALEFMRERAMSKKPSVPNTSGDQNVALGYMDLRGMLGVSPHSGSGSGSDVSMLVTGDNQQLKQMEKTSFSETEKKGQYVSSRSMPRVSLGEGSSRGISHGYTSSESSDISSKKMKFLCSFGGKILPRPSDGKLRYVGGDTHIIRISRDISWQELMQKTMAIYNQPHTIKYQLPGEDLDALVSVSCDEDLQNMMEECSILDGGERSQKPRMFLFSSVDFDDTHFSVGSMEGDSEIQYVFAVNGMDVGAGKAPSGHGLASTSGSDLDQLLSSNVEADRANATRVATAPVVPSVTLSMQMQPSFSSNYDTHLHSYWDRDVHYEEGNHYAYTTSHPSDRFHNLDSRISIPMSVPSDYEYNSQCTHIRGTSGPMAVHNLPSLHQGTKEGLCSGISSRDQEASIKESKLAVDSSSQKKNEENLTSVPPIKHNGKHLEPAPVSSSADAACAGQGSEFNEDEHCSSGGAFTSGFSDCKADMADLGDNDPPSHPFRVYQSEMIPREQAEFHNRLSKSDDSIGSQFLILHSHPSVAQESIAEALDPSHEGNLVSQTEKSSSVTRPPLEDDLMQFEKYEEPADAMSQKSHCKPISAPEGSEIAKFPRPPIGNEPLTSWAFHDPEVHALSDQTDVMSCELSRKTVRKIQVSELNHAPLASVDDKITVNEARHVEKNTSIGEKNLVKSNFNERAVDGAAIKQQGSPAVDTYSTDATDYSSAFHWTGGSNHAVSQEEPSVPPPEQRGIININDRFPPDLLSDIFSKARIPEDSPNLAPLCKDDTGLSLNMQNHQPQRWSFFRNLAPDEFARKDVSLMDQDHFSYASLLTKVEEGVSRPYPFAPFENEGVDLSYMESQIDFDGAMQQEASSTIIQDAGILNPSSIPSQIAHPHVMDKGEGLQVENPFSKLGENLRANASEYEELKFVVEEVAGPVIDASMGDFDLSNLQIIKNEDLEELRELGSGTFGTVYHGKWRGTDVAIKRIKKSYFTGRSSEQERLTQEFWREAEILSKLHHPNVLAFYGVVQDGPGGTLATVTEFMVNGSLRHVLLRKDKYLDRRKRLTIAMDAAFGMEYLHSKNIVHFDLKCDNLLVNLKDQSRPICKVGDFGLSKIKRNTLVSGGVRGTLPWMAPELLNGGSNKVSEKVDVFSFGIVMWEILTGEEPYANMHYGAIIGGIVNNTLRPPVPANCDPEWRRLMEQCWAPDPVQRPAFTQIAGRLRAMSVASQTKPAK, encoded by the exons ATGGAATCTGGAAAAGGAGTTGGCCCTGCAAGCCAAAGATTTACACAGGGTTCATCAGGCTCTGCTAACACCAATGCTAGGCCTCCAGAGTTTAATGTATCAAGTGGTGTTAGGCCTGTACTAAATTACTCAATTCAGACCGGTGAAGAGTTTGCTCTTGAATTTATGCGAGAACGGGCAATGTCCAAGAAGCCCTCTGTGCCAAATACATCCGGAGATCAAAATGTTGCTCTTGGTTACATGGACTTGAGGGGAATGTTGGGTGTCTCACCACACTCAGGTTCTGGAAGTGGATCGGATGTTTCAATGCTTGTGACTGGAGATAATCAACAGTTAAAACAGATGGAGAAAACAAGCTTCTCTGAAACAGAAAAAAAGGGTCAGTATGTATCATCAAGGTCCATGCCGCGAGTCTCATTAGGTGAAGGGAGTAGTCGAGGAATTTCTCATGGGTATACTTCTTCAGAGTCTTCTGATATCTcgtcaaaaaaaatgaagttccTCTGCAGCTTTGGTGGTAAGATTTTGCCTCGACCAAGTGATGGAAAACTCAGGTATGTAGGAGGTGATACACACATTATTCGAATAAGCAGGGACATTTCCTGGCAAGAACTCATGCAAAAGACAATGGCAATATACAACCAACCACATACTATTAAATATCAACTGCCAGGGGAGGATCTTGATGCCTTGGTGTCAGTTTCCTGTGATGAGGATTTGCAAAATATGATGGAGGAGTGCAGTATCCTAGATGGCGGTGAGAGATCGCAGAAACCTAGGATGTTTTTATTTTCGTCTGTTGATTTTGATGACACGCATTTTAGCGTGGGCAGTATGGAAGGGGATTCTGAAATTCAGTATGTTTTTGCTGTCAATGGCATGGATGTAGGAGCTGGAAAGGCTCCAAGTGGTCATGGCTTGGCAAGCACATCAGGAAGTGACTTGGATCAGTTACTCAGTTCTAATGTTGAGGCTGACAGAGCCAATGCAACCAGAGTTGCTACTGCACCTGTGGTGCCTTCTGTTACGTTATCTATGCAGATGCAGCCAAGTTTTTCTAGTAACTATGATACCCATTTGCATTCTTATTGGGACCGTGACGTGCATTATGAGGAAGGTAACCATTATGCATACACCACCAGCCACCCTTCTGACAGATTTCATAATTTAGATAGCAGGATTTCCATCCCTATGTCTGTGCCATCTGATTATGAATATAACTCTCAGTGCACACACATCAGAGGAACTTCTGGTCCAATGGCAGTTCACAATCTTCCATCTCTCCATCAAGGCACAAAAGAAGGGCTATGCAGTGGCATAAGTTCGCGTGATCAAGAAGCATCAATTAAAGAATCAAAGTTGGCAGTAGACAGTTCGTctcagaaaaaaaatgaag AGAATTTAACATCTGTGCCACCTATAAAACATAATGGGAAGCACCTGGAGCCTGCACCTGTTTCATCATCAGCTGATGCTGCATGTGCTGGTCAGGGTTCTGAGTTCAATGAAGATGAGCACTGCTCATCTGGCGGAGCTTTTACATCTGGATTTTCTGACTGCAAGGCTGATATGGCTGATCTAGGCGACAATGATCCACCTTCACATCCTTTCCGAGTTTATCAGTCTGAGATGATCCCTAGAGAGCAGGCAGAGTTCCATAATCGCTTATCAAAATCAGATGATTCAATTGGGTCTCAATTTCTAATACTTCACTCACATCCTAGTGTGGCTCAGGAATCTATTGCTGAAGCTCTTGATCCTTCGCATGAAGGAAATTTAGTTTCTCAGACTGAGAAGTCTTCCTCAGTGACGAGACCACCACTAGAGGATGATTTAATGCAGTTCGAAAAATATGAAGAGCCGGCTGATGCAATGTCTCAAAAGAGTCATTGCAAACCCATCTCAGCTCCTGAAGGATCAGAAATTGCAAAATTTCCCCGTCCGCCTATTGGTAATGAGCCCTTGACCAGTTGGGCTTTTCATGATCCTGAGGTCCATGCATTATCTGACCAAACTGATGTCATGAGTTGTGAACTGAGTCGTAAAACAGTGAGGAAGATTCAGGTATCTGAATTGAATCATGCACCTCTGGCCTCAGTTGATGATAAAATCACTGTCAATGAAGCCAGACATGTAGAAAAAAACACGTCTATTGGTGAAAAGAATTTGGTCAAAAGCAATTTCAATGAACGTGCTGTTGATGGAGCTGCCATTAAGCAGCAAGGAAGTCCTGCTGTTGATACATACTCGACCGATGCTACAGATTACTCCTCGGCTTTCCACTGGACAGGGGGCAGTAATCATGCTGTTTCTCAGGAGGAACCTTCTGTTCCTCCACCAGAGCAGAGAGGTATTATCAATATCAATGATCGATTCCCTCCTGATCTACTATCTGATATCTTTTCAAAGGCTAGGATTCCTGAGGATTCACCTAATTTAGCTCCCCTCTGCAAAGATGATACTGGCCTCAGCTTGAACATGCAAAACCATCAACCTCAGCGGTGGTCTTTCTTCAGAAATCTGGCCCCTGATGAGTTTGCACGTAAAGATGTTTCTCTTATGGATCAAGACCACTTTAGTTATGCATCTTTGCTTACAAAGGTTGAAGAGGGGGTTTCTAGGCCATATCCATTTGCACCTTTTGAAAATGAGGGAGTTGATTTAAGTTACATGGAATcccaaattgattttgatggggCAATGCAACAGGAAGCATCAAGCACCATTATACAGGATGCAGGCATCTTGAACCCAAGTTCTATACCATCACAGATTGCTCATCCCCATGTAATGGATAAGGGTGAAGGTTTGCAAGTTGAGAATCCTTTCTCAAAGTTGGGAGAGAACTTAAGAGCAAATGCTTCAGAGTATGAG gaaTTGAAATTTGTGGTTGAGGAAGTTGCTGGGCCAGTTATAGATGCTTCTATGGGCGATTTTGATCTCAGCAATTTGCAG ATCATAAAGAATGAGGATCTTGAAGAACTGAGAGAACTAGGTTCTGGTACATTTGGAACTGTGTATCATGGAAAATGGAGGGGCACTGATGTGGCCATAAAGCGGATAAAGAAGAGCTACTTTACAGGTCGCTCATCCGAGCAAGAGAGACTG ACCCAGGAGTTTTGGCGGGAAGCTGAAATTCTTTCAAAGCTTCACCATCCAAATGTGTTGGCTTTTTACGGGGTTGTGCAAGATGGACCAGGAGGTACCTTAGCAACTGTTACAGAATTCATGGTTAATGGTTCTCTTAGGCATGTTCTGCTGCGGAAAGACAA ATATCTTGACCGTCGGAAACGGCTTACAATCGCAATGGATGCAGCTTTTGGGATGGAATATTTGCATTCGAAAAATATTGTACATTTTGATTTGAAATGTGACAACTTGCTTGTCAACCTCAAAGACCAATCACGCCCCATCTGCAAG GTAGGTGATTTTGGCTTATCAAAAATTAAACGAAATACCTTGGTTTCTGGAGGTGTGAGAGGAACACTACCATGGATGGCTCCGGAATTACTAAATGGAGGCAGCAATAAGGTGTCTGAGAAG GTTGATGTGTTCTCCTTTGGCATCGTCATGTGGGAAATTCTTACAGGGGAGGAGCCTTATGCCAACATGCATTATGGGGCAATCATAG GAGGAATTGTGAACAATACACTGAGGCCGCCTGTGCCAGCCAACTGCGACCCAGAATGGAGAAGGCTAATGGAGCAGTGCTGGGCCCCTGATCCAGTTCAACGACCGGCCTTCACCCAAATTGCCGGTCGGTTGCGTGCCATGTCTGTGGCCAGTCAAACAAAACCAGCAAAATGA
- the LOC103723481 gene encoding uncharacterized protein LOC103723481 isoform X1 has product MESGKGVGPASQRFTQGSSGSANTNARPPEFNVSSGVRPVLNYSIQTGEEFALEFMRERAMSKKPSVPNTSGDQNVALGYMDLRGMLGVSPHSGSGSGSDVSMLVTGDNQQLKQMEKTSFSETEKKGQYVSSRSMPRVSLGEGSSRGISHGYTSSESSDISSKKMKFLCSFGGKILPRPSDGKLRYVGGDTHIIRISRDISWQELMQKTMAIYNQPHTIKYQLPGEDLDALVSVSCDEDLQNMMEECSILDGGERSQKPRMFLFSSVDFDDTHFSVGSMEGDSEIQYVFAVNGMDVGAGKAPSGHGLASTSGSDLDQLLSSNVEADRANATRVATAPVVPSVTLSMQMQPSFSSNYDTHLHSYWDRDVHYEEGNHYAYTTSHPSDRFHNLDSRISIPMSVPSDYEYNSQCTHIRGTSGPMAVHNLPSLHQGTKEGLCSGISSRDQEASIKESKLAVDSSSQKKNEGEHLRSLENELTASMQQHDVSASNFMQAEVPYVASVPENLTSVPPIKHNGKHLEPAPVSSSADAACAGQGSEFNEDEHCSSGGAFTSGFSDCKADMADLGDNDPPSHPFRVYQSEMIPREQAEFHNRLSKSDDSIGSQFLILHSHPSVAQESIAEALDPSHEGNLVSQTEKSSSVTRPPLEDDLMQFEKYEEPADAMSQKSHCKPISAPEGSEIAKFPRPPIGNEPLTSWAFHDPEVHALSDQTDVMSCELSRKTVRKIQVSELNHAPLASVDDKITVNEARHVEKNTSIGEKNLVKSNFNERAVDGAAIKQQGSPAVDTYSTDATDYSSAFHWTGGSNHAVSQEEPSVPPPEQRGIININDRFPPDLLSDIFSKARIPEDSPNLAPLCKDDTGLSLNMQNHQPQRWSFFRNLAPDEFARKDVSLMDQDHFSYASLLTKVEEGVSRPYPFAPFENEGVDLSYMESQIDFDGAMQQEASSTIIQDAGILNPSSIPSQIAHPHVMDKGEGLQVENPFSKLGENLRANASEYEELKFVVEEVAGPVIDASMGDFDLSNLQIIKNEDLEELRELGSGTFGTVYHGKWRGTDVAIKRIKKSYFTGRSSEQERLTQEFWREAEILSKLHHPNVLAFYGVVQDGPGGTLATVTEFMVNGSLRHVLLRKDKYLDRRKRLTIAMDAAFGMEYLHSKNIVHFDLKCDNLLVNLKDQSRPICKVGDFGLSKIKRNTLVSGGVRGTLPWMAPELLNGGSNKVSEKVDVFSFGIVMWEILTGEEPYANMHYGAIIGGIVNNTLRPPVPANCDPEWRRLMEQCWAPDPVQRPAFTQIAGRLRAMSVASQTKPAK; this is encoded by the exons ATGGAATCTGGAAAAGGAGTTGGCCCTGCAAGCCAAAGATTTACACAGGGTTCATCAGGCTCTGCTAACACCAATGCTAGGCCTCCAGAGTTTAATGTATCAAGTGGTGTTAGGCCTGTACTAAATTACTCAATTCAGACCGGTGAAGAGTTTGCTCTTGAATTTATGCGAGAACGGGCAATGTCCAAGAAGCCCTCTGTGCCAAATACATCCGGAGATCAAAATGTTGCTCTTGGTTACATGGACTTGAGGGGAATGTTGGGTGTCTCACCACACTCAGGTTCTGGAAGTGGATCGGATGTTTCAATGCTTGTGACTGGAGATAATCAACAGTTAAAACAGATGGAGAAAACAAGCTTCTCTGAAACAGAAAAAAAGGGTCAGTATGTATCATCAAGGTCCATGCCGCGAGTCTCATTAGGTGAAGGGAGTAGTCGAGGAATTTCTCATGGGTATACTTCTTCAGAGTCTTCTGATATCTcgtcaaaaaaaatgaagttccTCTGCAGCTTTGGTGGTAAGATTTTGCCTCGACCAAGTGATGGAAAACTCAGGTATGTAGGAGGTGATACACACATTATTCGAATAAGCAGGGACATTTCCTGGCAAGAACTCATGCAAAAGACAATGGCAATATACAACCAACCACATACTATTAAATATCAACTGCCAGGGGAGGATCTTGATGCCTTGGTGTCAGTTTCCTGTGATGAGGATTTGCAAAATATGATGGAGGAGTGCAGTATCCTAGATGGCGGTGAGAGATCGCAGAAACCTAGGATGTTTTTATTTTCGTCTGTTGATTTTGATGACACGCATTTTAGCGTGGGCAGTATGGAAGGGGATTCTGAAATTCAGTATGTTTTTGCTGTCAATGGCATGGATGTAGGAGCTGGAAAGGCTCCAAGTGGTCATGGCTTGGCAAGCACATCAGGAAGTGACTTGGATCAGTTACTCAGTTCTAATGTTGAGGCTGACAGAGCCAATGCAACCAGAGTTGCTACTGCACCTGTGGTGCCTTCTGTTACGTTATCTATGCAGATGCAGCCAAGTTTTTCTAGTAACTATGATACCCATTTGCATTCTTATTGGGACCGTGACGTGCATTATGAGGAAGGTAACCATTATGCATACACCACCAGCCACCCTTCTGACAGATTTCATAATTTAGATAGCAGGATTTCCATCCCTATGTCTGTGCCATCTGATTATGAATATAACTCTCAGTGCACACACATCAGAGGAACTTCTGGTCCAATGGCAGTTCACAATCTTCCATCTCTCCATCAAGGCACAAAAGAAGGGCTATGCAGTGGCATAAGTTCGCGTGATCAAGAAGCATCAATTAAAGAATCAAAGTTGGCAGTAGACAGTTCGTctcagaaaaaaaatgaaggtgaGCATCTCCGATCTCTGGAAAATGAACTTACTGCATCCATGCAACAACATGATGTTTCAGCATCAAATTTTATGCAAGCTGAGGTACCCTATGTTGCTTCTGTACCAGAGAATTTAACATCTGTGCCACCTATAAAACATAATGGGAAGCACCTGGAGCCTGCACCTGTTTCATCATCAGCTGATGCTGCATGTGCTGGTCAGGGTTCTGAGTTCAATGAAGATGAGCACTGCTCATCTGGCGGAGCTTTTACATCTGGATTTTCTGACTGCAAGGCTGATATGGCTGATCTAGGCGACAATGATCCACCTTCACATCCTTTCCGAGTTTATCAGTCTGAGATGATCCCTAGAGAGCAGGCAGAGTTCCATAATCGCTTATCAAAATCAGATGATTCAATTGGGTCTCAATTTCTAATACTTCACTCACATCCTAGTGTGGCTCAGGAATCTATTGCTGAAGCTCTTGATCCTTCGCATGAAGGAAATTTAGTTTCTCAGACTGAGAAGTCTTCCTCAGTGACGAGACCACCACTAGAGGATGATTTAATGCAGTTCGAAAAATATGAAGAGCCGGCTGATGCAATGTCTCAAAAGAGTCATTGCAAACCCATCTCAGCTCCTGAAGGATCAGAAATTGCAAAATTTCCCCGTCCGCCTATTGGTAATGAGCCCTTGACCAGTTGGGCTTTTCATGATCCTGAGGTCCATGCATTATCTGACCAAACTGATGTCATGAGTTGTGAACTGAGTCGTAAAACAGTGAGGAAGATTCAGGTATCTGAATTGAATCATGCACCTCTGGCCTCAGTTGATGATAAAATCACTGTCAATGAAGCCAGACATGTAGAAAAAAACACGTCTATTGGTGAAAAGAATTTGGTCAAAAGCAATTTCAATGAACGTGCTGTTGATGGAGCTGCCATTAAGCAGCAAGGAAGTCCTGCTGTTGATACATACTCGACCGATGCTACAGATTACTCCTCGGCTTTCCACTGGACAGGGGGCAGTAATCATGCTGTTTCTCAGGAGGAACCTTCTGTTCCTCCACCAGAGCAGAGAGGTATTATCAATATCAATGATCGATTCCCTCCTGATCTACTATCTGATATCTTTTCAAAGGCTAGGATTCCTGAGGATTCACCTAATTTAGCTCCCCTCTGCAAAGATGATACTGGCCTCAGCTTGAACATGCAAAACCATCAACCTCAGCGGTGGTCTTTCTTCAGAAATCTGGCCCCTGATGAGTTTGCACGTAAAGATGTTTCTCTTATGGATCAAGACCACTTTAGTTATGCATCTTTGCTTACAAAGGTTGAAGAGGGGGTTTCTAGGCCATATCCATTTGCACCTTTTGAAAATGAGGGAGTTGATTTAAGTTACATGGAATcccaaattgattttgatggggCAATGCAACAGGAAGCATCAAGCACCATTATACAGGATGCAGGCATCTTGAACCCAAGTTCTATACCATCACAGATTGCTCATCCCCATGTAATGGATAAGGGTGAAGGTTTGCAAGTTGAGAATCCTTTCTCAAAGTTGGGAGAGAACTTAAGAGCAAATGCTTCAGAGTATGAG gaaTTGAAATTTGTGGTTGAGGAAGTTGCTGGGCCAGTTATAGATGCTTCTATGGGCGATTTTGATCTCAGCAATTTGCAG ATCATAAAGAATGAGGATCTTGAAGAACTGAGAGAACTAGGTTCTGGTACATTTGGAACTGTGTATCATGGAAAATGGAGGGGCACTGATGTGGCCATAAAGCGGATAAAGAAGAGCTACTTTACAGGTCGCTCATCCGAGCAAGAGAGACTG ACCCAGGAGTTTTGGCGGGAAGCTGAAATTCTTTCAAAGCTTCACCATCCAAATGTGTTGGCTTTTTACGGGGTTGTGCAAGATGGACCAGGAGGTACCTTAGCAACTGTTACAGAATTCATGGTTAATGGTTCTCTTAGGCATGTTCTGCTGCGGAAAGACAA ATATCTTGACCGTCGGAAACGGCTTACAATCGCAATGGATGCAGCTTTTGGGATGGAATATTTGCATTCGAAAAATATTGTACATTTTGATTTGAAATGTGACAACTTGCTTGTCAACCTCAAAGACCAATCACGCCCCATCTGCAAG GTAGGTGATTTTGGCTTATCAAAAATTAAACGAAATACCTTGGTTTCTGGAGGTGTGAGAGGAACACTACCATGGATGGCTCCGGAATTACTAAATGGAGGCAGCAATAAGGTGTCTGAGAAG GTTGATGTGTTCTCCTTTGGCATCGTCATGTGGGAAATTCTTACAGGGGAGGAGCCTTATGCCAACATGCATTATGGGGCAATCATAG GAGGAATTGTGAACAATACACTGAGGCCGCCTGTGCCAGCCAACTGCGACCCAGAATGGAGAAGGCTAATGGAGCAGTGCTGGGCCCCTGATCCAGTTCAACGACCGGCCTTCACCCAAATTGCCGGTCGGTTGCGTGCCATGTCTGTGGCCAGTCAAACAAAACCAGCAAAATGA